The nucleotide window AGAGGCGTAGAAATGCAGATGTTGGTGAAAGGGTCATTCAATTGTTTCTAGAGATGGAGGTATCAAATTCAGGAAACTATGTTATCTCATCTAAGATATATGCAAATATGAAAAGGTGGGATGATTCTGCAAAAATGAGGGTGTTGATGAGGCAGTGTGGTGTCTCTAAAACCCCTGGCTGTAGTTGGATTGACATTGGAGCTCATGTTCATGAATTTCATGCTGGTGACAGCTTACATCATCATTCGGTGAACATATACCACCTGCTGAATGAGGAGATGAAGAGAGAAGGTTACATTCCAAATATTGGTTGCATATAAAGGTGGAAAACTTGCTTGCCTCTATCGGGCATTGAACAGTGCATTCGGAGGGATTATATCTTCTGGTTGATAACTCTAGCCAAAATGTTGAATGGTAAGTTGTGATCTTAATAGCGTGAGCAAGGAGCTCTATCTCGCTGATAGAAATGTACAGTTTACCCTCGCTTGAGTATGTTTCTGTAGAATGAAAATGGTTGTTGGATTCTTACAAGCATTTGCTGTAAAATAATGCAAGTTCATTCTGGAAAGAATGCTAAAACTACtattttttcataacataagGAGGGAATGCCGGGGGGATATTGGTGGATTGAAATAAAATGCTCATGACACCTTAAGTTTTTAAACGATGCCATAAATCATTTTCAATAGTCCTCTAAGCCATAATGTTGTTTAGTTTCTAAACAGACTTTCACTTTAAATCCAACAAAACTCAATTTACAATTAGAACTTGTGTAGAAATTGCTTCATAACGCGACTCCATATCTATTTATCTTTCCCTGATGGGACCTTGTAATTTCAATATCTGATGTAAATGCAGTATAAAAATGCTTTTAGGCCTCgtttgtagtttttgttttggaaagtTGTTTTTATGAAGGGAATTGTTTTCAAGTCTGgtaataaaaaatgtatttgactatattataataaataagttggaaattaacttatcaatcttttaatttttttcctttatctaAATGTAATTATAATACAATAGAGATGAGCCCTTAATTAGACTCATTCCAAAGCTAGCATTTTCATCGGGTTCAATCACATGATATTTTGTTGACAATCTTAAGAATTGAGCTGTGATGGTCATGATTtctcaaatcaaatcaatctcATTTAAGAAATCAATCTCATAATGTGAAAGTCATAACCTAAGATAGGATTATGTTTTGCTTGGCATTCAATTCTAAGTTAGGTGACTATGCCAAGCTCAATGTTGGACCCAAACGTGTCCATGCCCAACTCCATGTTGGGCTTGTTCTAAGTTAGGTTACTATGCCCAGCTCCATGTTGGGTTTGGATACGTCCGCGcctcgttttttttttgggtttcagtTATGAATTGAGCCCAACATTCTTCAGATTGAGTGCGTAACTGAAGAGTCACTTTACCCTGAGTTTTCCATACCCGGAGTCTagattaataattatgatgCTCATCATAATCCCATTAAATACGAACAAGTCATCCATGCTTACATTTATTAGATGTGATGATACATGCAGCAAGATAAGTTTATGTTTAGGTAGGTATGATTCATCTgtggttttttcttaattttatatagattaatttttttataagatttttcatatGTACAAccttacattgttttttttttttaattattgttcaataaattgTATGTGTATGTCAGTTTCtattacaatttttatatatttttctaatgcaaatttattttgatagaataatttattaaacaatACTAGATAAATTATCCGTGTTGTAATGTGAGATATCTTGATCTTCATTTTGCacttggttttttcaatttcatttttgtttattgttaatgatttttttttattactttacaCAATGGTTATTGAGTTGTTTAATTAGATGTGTGCatagatttttcaatttatatttaagagtttttatatatatgtgtgtgcgAACGCGCGCAGCATCTGATGGAAGAAACTATCTGTCAATACTTGCTCAAGAAAATTTAAAGGTTTTAGGtgcttttaattgctttttcctggagaaaaaaattaccttttagaacaaatatttaaaatatataccatacttattttatatcttttaatcctattagttttttattgcaACCTTAGAAAacggtttttttcctttcaattatcTCACAATAGTATTTCTAAACAACAATTTGTGATATTTATAAatgtaatataaaaatagtgatccgcttgtattttatttagtacaatgagatttctattttctttctaaaaaatataattattttatttttattatttcaatcatGATAACATTATTATACATCTCGTCTTTCCTAggataataaattgatttaactttttaaatcaaTGTAATTACAATTATTGTAAAAtctctaggaaaaaaaaattgctagttaatcaattgtttttgtattttaaaaatatttttaaaaaaaatcaataatttttttaaattaatattttttgatattttcaaattatttttaatatgttgatattattaatattttttttaaaataaaaaatattattttaatatatttttaaataaaaaatattttaaaaaacattacgCTACCCCTTTTAAACTGGCTTTGGATGATCACATTTCCacaaattttactatttttcaataaaaaaacattgaatatgCAATATTATCATTTAATCTTTCTATAAATCGCCAATAAACAATCCAGATTTTCACCTTCCTCGTCcccataaatataaatattaataccctccctccctccctccctctcgcGCTCGTCGACAAAACAAAGCAAACCCAAAACCGCACTGTACAAACACACAGAGAGacacaaagaaaaaatgagCACGCCTTCTCCGATCCTGAAAAGGCCAAAACTAGAGCAGCGAAACAACGACGACGATAATGAAGCGTCGCTAAATCAAAAATCGAACGAGAACAAcggcagagaagaagaagaagatagcaTAGAAGAGCAAAAGGTCGCTTTCATTGCTTTAATTGAACACCGCTCTCATGAAGTCCAACATCTTAAGCAACGACTTTCTTATTATAAAACTCAggttccttcttcttcttcgtctttaattttcaaatctcttcatttcctattttttttcaataaaatattgtttatttttgatcttttttttattgttataattaaattttgggcttttatctgatttttctaattataacaGAATAAATCAATTCTCGAATCTTAAGTAGGTTTTTGATTGTTTGATAGATTGATTGAAATAGAACGAAAAATGCTGAAATTAGTggtttaattaacaaaattaaatcgGTGCTTGATTATTTGCTTGGAAAGGTGTGCAGCTTGTTGAAGCGGAGAAGAGGTTAGAGGATTCTCAGACGAAATTGGCTCGGTTAAGTGGAAGAAGCAATGCATCAGTGGCGAATAAACCTTATGTGGAGAACGGTATCAAGAAAGTGAAGATGGAGCGGAAGTCGCCAAGTCCGGTTCGTTTGAATGAAGCTTCTTCTAGCAGTCAGCCTCAATCTAGAACTGAACTTGTGATTCCTGCTGTGAATCCGAAAGTTCCCCAAACAGTAAAATCGGTGGGTTCTGGTGCGAGGATTTCATGTGGTTCTAGTGCTCATCTGAGTTCTCTTGCTCCTTCTAATGGTGTTGTAAATGTGAAAGTAGAAAAACCTTATAGTGCTGCGAATGTGAAAGTGAAGATGGAAAAGTGTCACAGAAGTTCTTCTGATGTTGAAGTTGTTGAAATTCAGGATCGAGGAAATAAAAGGAAGATTGGTacaaacatacatacatacatttatatatatatatatatacacacacacacacatacatttatatatatattgctattgtgtatgttttttgtttataattgcATGCTTGGGGTTGCATTGTGCTTCATTTGGTATGTCATTACAtgttcacttgttttttttcctatcaaatttcaGAACAGAAAGAACACAAGGAATTGATTCCGCTGGTGTCTAGGAGCTCTGCTCCATGCACAGTCCACTGCCATACAAGTAATCATATCTCTAGTCAGCACAAAAGAAAGTTGAGAAGTGTTGCTGTATGTCCGGTGAATGATCAGCTTTTTGTATCCAGGTGATTTGCCCGATTAATTTTGACATTGTAGTCATAGTTGTCACGAATGAATTTAAGTTCTTTTGACATGATCCTTGACTTGAGAATCTATTGTCTCTAAATTTCACTTATAAATGAATCACCTATCAaactaaagaaaatgaaatgaaatttgacCACATGTGATTTTCTTAGCCTTTCACCATTAGGATGGTGGaggtagtttaaaaaatatttgtgctATCACCTAGAGATGATAAGTTGTTGCTGTTTCCCATTTCTTTTTGACATTTTAGATTGTGGTTTTCCATATGAAGAACATCATCAACTTATTTCACTTAATCAAATTCTTTGCTTTGGACAACTTTCATAACACATTAGCTCTTACAAATATTTAGAAGCATTAAGCATCATCAAATAGTGCTTGTTGGAAGGTTAGACTGATTTAGCCAATAGGTAGAAAGAAGATCATCTGAAGTGCACATGGGCCATGAAGAGATGGATATTTGGTACTCAAGTTCTTAGCGAGAGAGATTGAGTCATGAAGAGAAGAATACCATGTGGAGTGgcagtaacaaaaaaaatgaaatgtacATAACCAGAACAGCAACTCTTTTCAAAGATACATTATTCCTTATCCGAACAAGAAGGCTACAACAATGGCATTTACTTTATTACAATCACTTAAAACAACATCGTTCATAACTCATAGAGTGCACTTGCAAGTGGCTTCGAACATGGAGAATTTTTGTTCCAGCTATAAGTTCTATGGTTTTAAGGAAGTAGATGCATGACTATTGGTGGATTTATGAGGAGAAGTTCATCTCAATTTGATCTTGCATGTTTTTCTTGCTTAATGTTTTTCCAATTTATAATGTTTGTTAGGGAAATATGTAAAATGGCCATGTCATATTAGTTTTCTCTTATTCAATCATATAATCTATGAAATCTAACCTCTCTATAATGTTTTACATACAGTGCTTTAGATGGAATGATCAACCTATGGCAACTACAAGCTAGAGGGTAAGCCTTAAAGTTTGTGTGCAATTGTGTACATTAGCTTTCATGAATAGCTGACAAATAGATCCAGCATGTGACGAGCATGCTTGCCATGCTGTTGTGCATTTTTGTACATTTGATAGAGATACAGTATATGGTGAACCACAAACATGATGCCTATGCTAGGTTTAGAGTTGCAAAGAATGGTTGATGCTTTCGCATTGATATTTCAATTAGGCAGTCAgttcctttaatttatgatactGTATGGAATATCCTCTGTGCACAAGTTAAGATTTTACATCTTAACAGGAATGTAGTTGCTAAATCCTGGACTTGTTTCAGTGTAAGGTTTATGTTATGGATTGATTAGGGTGTGGAAAGCTCTCCATAGATTCTAATTTAATCCAAGAGCAATTTGATAGAAACGGGTAGTTTGTAATGTCTGAAGAATTTCTTAGAACAATTGCTTTGTAGTTCGACCTCTTCCCACAAATATGAAGCTGAGAGTTGCATTTTCACTGAGAAATTGCTAGGCTTGTTTGTGGTTCCACGAGTAGTTGATGATGGATGCAGCAATATGATTCCCTTCCAGGCctgttttctttgtgttttccaGGGACTCTATTCAGAGTTGTATTAtttgctcttcttcttcctttttttttttttttttttttggggggggggggatacTCCTGTCAGTATACTGGGTGCTATTCACTGGTTAATGAAAACTATTATCATGTTTCCCAATATCAATTTGGCAAGTATTTTGATAAGGGTTGTCTCTCATGCATGCTTCATGTGTGCTTCTCTTGATTTTTGTCAAATAACATTTTttgcaaagaaagaaaagtatcATGCCCACACTTGTGTCTATGAAAATCACCACGAACTTCAAATTCACAATCCTCCAGGCCTATGTTATTTAactgcttattttttttataatattaataaatacttCTGGAGAAGACCTCTGTTGACAGCAACTAGTGAGAGgatcgataatttttttatttgagcaaCCAGCTTCCTTCAAATCACAAGCATCCATTGCTGTTTTCTGGCAAAAAAACATTTGACATCTATTTGCTATTGCATTGACGAAGAAcagatttaaaaacaatttcaagaCTTCACTTCTTTCAGACACTATCCCGGCCCTCGCACCATTTGCCTTGTCACGTTCCAGAGGATTTTGTTCTATATCCCAATACCACAAGCACATTTCTTTTTCAGCACTCACTATGTCACATTTCCAAGGCACATCCACAAAGTAGATGCTGTAATAAATTTGTTACTGCAATAGATTGCAAGCATCAAGTTGTGACAAGATTAATATTACAAGCCAAAGGAAATACATTCATGTACCTTCCTGCCTTTAGATCCCCTAACATGACAAACATAGCAATCAGTAACTTACGGCAGCCTCCTATGAGACCTACTCATTGGTTCTATAATCAGACTCGAGGTATGGAGAACAGgattcttgataaaaatacttGCTAAAGGTGGCATGATTTTTATACATAATTGGAGGAGTTATTTAGCTAAATGTGATGCTAAGCTCATTCGTGATGGTTACAATAGTGTCTTGGTTTTTTGTCTCTAGACCAGCCAcccctttttctctctttccatttcttttgtttttccaacTGTAAGGAGGGTTATGTAAAGGGGAAGGAATCAGTGGTTTTTCCATCATTATTAGAAAGAGCTGTAGGTGCTATTGATTATGCAAGAGAGAGAATTCTCAGTTGCTTCCATTTGAGTTGGTTGAAGCATGAAACATTTTCACTGTTTAAAACATGcagtttcatcatttaatcttCAGCACTGTAATGTGAAGATTCTCATCTAGCATCTACTTTACCCCTTTTTAAATTGCAGGTCAGGTGCCTCTCTGCTTAGCACCACTGATAGTGTGTCTCCAGTGCAACGGCGATGGCCAGAAGATATAGCTTGGCACCCTCTGGGAAATAGCTTATTTTCTGCTTACACTGCAGATAGTGGGGATGCTCAGATATCAGTTCtgaatttgaataaaacacaaggGGTATGGATCATGGTTGAAATATACTTTCTGAATAAATATGCTAGTGCCATTTAAATAGATGTCTCAATTACATATGTATAACATGGATTTGACAACAGTGGGGTTAGCATGCTCTGTACACACACCATCATGCTATATGAGCATGCACTTCCGTGTAAAATGTAGGGTTTTGGataaataatcttaattttGTCTTTTGTGTTGGCAGAGACCACGGGTAACTTTCTTGGAGGACAGACCTCATATTAAGGGTATTATTAACGGCATAGAGTTCATGCCTTGGGAAAATACCTGTTTTGTCACTGGTGGCAGTGATCATGGTGTTGTTCTTTGGAATGAGAAAGATGAAGAGAACTCATGGAAGCCAAAGGCATTGCACAGGAATATGCATTCTTCTGCAGTCATGGGGGTTGCTGGGATGCAGCAAAAGCAGATTGTACTGTCTGCTGGTGCAGACAAGAGAATTGTTGGGTTTGATGTGCAAGTTGGGAGAGCAGACTTTAAACATCAACTCGACAGCAGATGCATGAGTGTTCTGCCAAATCCATGCGACTTCAATCTATTCATGGTCCAAACAGGGTAAGAATTAGCAttcttcctctcctctctttctgaCCTGAGTCCTTGTCAGCTCATTTGCCAattagtattaataataatgtgcTTATTATGCTTGTAGAAATCTACTAAATTAACTAGGTGTGACATTGTTTCACACACTGTCATCTCTTCCATTGGGTTTCTAGATAAACtgcattatatttgaattaatattgttttgtgaggactttgaagcaaaaaaattaataaaaatagcacTAAACGTATATTGCAGCTATAGAGAACTATTGCAGTCACCTGGGAGGCATGTTCATAGAAccaagtttcatttttttttccatgtaattCCATATTTTTTCTAACCTTCTTGAATCTTCTAATAGAAGATCTCATATTCAGGACTCTTGGGAAGCAACTTAGGTTGTTCGATATTAGATTGAGGCAAACGGAAATTCATTCCTTTGGGTTTAAACAAGAAAGTAGTGACTCTCAGTCAGCTCTGATCAATCAAGCTTGGTCTCCTGATGGTTTGTACCTCACATCTGGTTCGGTAGACCCTGTGATCCATGTCTTTGATATCAGGTACAATTACCACAAGCCATCCCAGTCCATAAAAGCTCATCAGAAACGAGTCTTTAAAGCAGTATGGCATTATTCCCTCCCGCTTCTGATTTCCATATCTTCTGATCTGCACATTGGACTGCACAAGATCATATAACCTTTGTAGCTGTGTTTCATGCATTTTGTGCAATTCCTTTTGTTGTTCATGTTGGCTGTGCTCCTCATTTTGCTTTGGGCGGAAGTTCCATGATTTGTTTTCAAGAGGAACAGCTTATCTTAGAGCATTTTTGGGTCGAGACGCAAGTTTGCCATTGAAATGTGAGAGAAAGATAGAGAACTCGAGGGGAACGAACCAATAGTGGCCAAATGGATAGATTTCAGCTGTGGGCCTTGATACATGTTCTAGGTGGCCAACATGATTTGAAACGAACAAGCCATTCACTCAAATCTTTTTCCCTCACTGCTGGAGGTAACAACAGTCTCCACGCCCAATTTTCGATTTTCTAGTAATGTCCCGCGTCTGTCTGAGGTAACAAACTGGCCTGATGAGATAAATACAAGGAGATGCGCACTAGAGGCATTATCCAAACTTGATTTTGTTCACTTGAAATTATTGGCATTAAATGTCATTCCTTTCATAAATCCAATGGTCGTCTTATATCTTATAACGCTTGTTATAAATGTTAATAGTCAATACGATGCATGCTGATTCAAGAAGAATGCAAGAAGATATAAAGACAATATGCAGTCTATAGTTATGAACTTGGAAGCATGGTTTGAAAGTTCACGATGTTGTCACTGGTCCGATCTTGCTATTTTAAATCATGGCAGGGGATGTCTTTGGTACGATCTCTTGGTTCAAGCATTGTAGCCCAACCTAATCCTGCACTGTTTGCGTCGCCGCGGTATAACATCTTGAATTCTAGGTGGTGTTTGGGATGTACTCTtggaaatttttaaatatttttttagttttattttttatatatatttttatattgttttaatgtgttagtgttgaattttaaaagataaaaaatatataaatattattttgatggatttttaaaaaaactatacttaaaaaaacagcTTTTATTATATTCAATGTTGAACTCCTTGTCAATTTTCAAGTGGCGACCTATGTTTACATCTTGGAATCTTGATATATGTTTCCTCATCATTGCCATGGTTCTTTTCTCGGGAAGATATTTGTGCATTTGCCAGCGAAACTCTATGCGGTGCAACGATGGACTTGAGCCCGTTGACCCGTCAATAAAACAGTAACAATTTTCTTGTTCAAGGATGAAGGACCGCCGAAGACTTGACTTCCATTTAGTGCGTCAAGCTTTATATTTTCGGTCTTCTTCCTTGTGGGAAACCTTGAAATTTGAAAATGGAATTTCGAGTTATATGGGACAAGATGGGATGGCGTTCTAATCCTAGCATAGAGTGTTGAGATCATTCGACCAAGAGTGGCCATCAGATGGCTAGGACACGCTCGGCAAGTCTATCTGTTCCCACCGCTATGCACCCTTTAGTGGTTGACCTCCTGGACCTAAACTTTTTGCTCGTTGACTCCATGACAAGTTTGGAACACCAACTCAGTTTTTAAAAATCCATTTCATTATCCTAATCTCCTTTTATTTGCCGTAATACAGTATTTCAATAATAGAACCCTACCTGGATGAATTTTCTATAAATTGTTCTACCAGTAGCAAAAATTGGAGTATCTTTCTTGTGGGCCTGAATTGCTACTTTATTTACCGTAGGCAATACTTCTGATTGGTGAGATGatgcttctttatttttctacacCAATTGTGGCACCGTGCAACATTATTGTTGGGTGGGCATGGAGTCTAGTTATCATGCCATGCTTTTAGGGGGTAATAGGAAGCAAGCCGCTGGTTTAGTTTGCCAAATAGCAAGGGACATGCATGGTTTCTGCCAGTAGTTTGCCATGTCTGTGTCCCTGCTTTGTCGTGTGGAGCAGGTTCTTTTCTGCCGGGGGCCCAATTCCTTTTCCTCCATAATGGTTTCGTgtagctaaaaataaaattattgaattccaACGGGAATTTCTCGAgttaagataaataataataataattaagaaaaacaatcaattattCCAGCTTGCACCACAAAAGCTTTTACACGAGGGGAAAAAAAGTCACACGCAAACCATATGTACTTCCCAATTTCTCCAAACTAGGCAGCAGCACCTTCTgaacttgttcttttttttcccttgctaTGGTCACCCGTTGGCAGCTATTCTGCGTTTGTTTGACTGTAGCTTTTGTGTTtggcaaaaaaaatagaataaagtGTCTGGCAATATACTAAACTGTGTGTTTTATTGTGGAAcccactaaaataaaatatgagtttGAAACGTAGTTTTTGAGAAGTAATATTTGCATGTTTTtgtaattgagttttgtaaaattatgtttgtttttgcgtctcaaaagcgtttttaataaaattcaacttattttttacatgtttttataactgagtagaaaataaaaatgtttgaggattcatttaaaacattaatgaaaCTGGACAAATTCATCTCCATAGCTTCTAGCCTATAAATGATAGAATTTGGAAAATGTTATTTCATAGAAATTATAGTGAAGGATGTTAGTTTTTCAACAAGATTGACCTCGTCTAATTTGGAGTTCTAGAAAttcaaatatagataaaaatatgaggagaggttagactaTTATTTTTGTTGGC belongs to Populus nigra chromosome 18, ddPopNigr1.1, whole genome shotgun sequence and includes:
- the LOC133678111 gene encoding uncharacterized protein LOC133678111 isoform X1 — translated: MSTPSPILKRPKLEQRNNDDDNEASLNQKSNENNGREEEEDSIEEQKVAFIALIEHRSHEVQHLKQRLSYYKTQLVEAEKRLEDSQTKLARLSGRSNASVANKPYVENGIKKVKMERKSPSPVRLNEASSSSQPQSRTELVIPAVNPKVPQTVKSVGSGARISCGSSAHLSSLAPSNGVVNVKVEKPYSAANVKVKMEKCHRSSSDVEVVEIQDRGNKRKIEQKEHKELIPLVSRSSAPCTVHCHTSNHISSQHKRKLRSVAVCPVNDQLFVSSALDGMINLWQLQARGSGASLLSTTDSVSPVQRRWPEDIAWHPLGNSLFSAYTADSGDAQISVLNLNKTQGRPRVTFLEDRPHIKGIINGIEFMPWENTCFVTGGSDHGVVLWNEKDEENSWKPKALHRNMHSSAVMGVAGMQQKQIVLSAGADKRIVGFDVQVGRADFKHQLDSRCMSVLPNPCDFNLFMVQTGTLGKQLRLFDIRLRQTEIHSFGFKQESSDSQSALINQAWSPDGLYLTSGSVDPVIHVFDIRYNYHKPSQSIKAHQKRVFKAVWHYSLPLLISISSDLHIGLHKII
- the LOC133678111 gene encoding uncharacterized protein LOC133678111 isoform X2, with amino-acid sequence MERKSPSPVRLNEASSSSQPQSRTELVIPAVNPKVPQTVKSVGSGARISCGSSAHLSSLAPSNGVVNVKVEKPYSAANVKVKMEKCHRSSSDVEVVEIQDRGNKRKIEQKEHKELIPLVSRSSAPCTVHCHTSNHISSQHKRKLRSVAVCPVNDQLFVSSALDGMINLWQLQARGSGASLLSTTDSVSPVQRRWPEDIAWHPLGNSLFSAYTADSGDAQISVLNLNKTQGRPRVTFLEDRPHIKGIINGIEFMPWENTCFVTGGSDHGVVLWNEKDEENSWKPKALHRNMHSSAVMGVAGMQQKQIVLSAGADKRIVGFDVQVGRADFKHQLDSRCMSVLPNPCDFNLFMVQTGTLGKQLRLFDIRLRQTEIHSFGFKQESSDSQSALINQAWSPDGLYLTSGSVDPVIHVFDIRYNYHKPSQSIKAHQKRVFKAVWHYSLPLLISISSDLHIGLHKII